The Juglans regia cultivar Chandler chromosome 6, Walnut 2.0, whole genome shotgun sequence genome contains the following window.
aaaatattaagttttaatattattattgttttggaatttgaaaaagatgtattgggatttgaaaaagttaaattgtttattatattttatatgaaaatttaaaaaatgtataatgatgagatgagatgagatgaaaattttatattttatttttggccccaaacctgcccatGAACAAAAGATTGTACTCCACCATCCTCGATTTTATCTCCTGAAAAATGGATCTTTGGTTCCTTGGACAGATTTTCTATACCTTAGCTGTTGCTATTATGATTTTGTTCCTCATGTCATCTGTTTGTTTTATTGCTACGATGAGGAGCGAAATAGATTTAACTAATTCGGTATTCTTAAACCTTTTATTAGTATTCTtgagatttttggtttgattgagcatttaataattgatattagaGTAGTAATCATGTCAGGAGTTTAAGTTACGGAGCGAACATTTACAAAttggattaaaatattttaatattatgtataaacatAGTGTTaagttattaaatattaataaataaataaagttatcaaaaagagaaaaggttATTACTAGATTAGTGTTGATGGAACGGACTATCCTATTATTAacgtcaaattcaaaatcatgataaaatgttatgattctaataattaaaagtttaactaaattaatattcaataatcctgaattttgaataaatgatattatgcTCTTTAACAATGTGTATAACATATCAACAGTCTGATCGCTTATGAACAGATTTtctttgagaatttgaaatacATGAGTAtcaaatatgaatatttggcattttatatttatttcaaaacaaatagagaGCTGTGCTCAACCCAAAGCAACACTGTTGGGAGTTGGGAGGATGAACGGGAAAGAAGGGTAAACATGGAACAAGTCGAAGATAGTGGGAAAAGAATGGGTACTATAAACTGAGGTCCGTGGAACACTCTTAGGGTTCAATCTCATTAGTTTAAGAATGAGGCTCTGCTCTCGGGGAGGCCGCCCGGCGGGCGTTCGCCACTCTCTGAATGACTGCGGAGCCGATGATTTTCTTAATTGCCAAACCTGCCCTTcactctgtctctgtctctgtctatctgtctgtctgtctctgCATTTGCAAGCGAAGTTATGAGGCGGTGATGATGTTTTAGCTTGTGAATCAGACACCGGGAATGGACTGACCCGTTTCTTGGCGGGGCGACTCCGAGGGTCCTGTGTCAAATGGCTATAATGGCCTTTTTTCACAGGCAGCTCTTTGTTGCAGCCATGGCCGGGGATGCCCTGCCCTTTCTCCTTTGTCTGAAGAAAGGCGAATCTGAGCCTCGCTCTCTCTTTTCATCTCGTTCTTTTTTTAGATAGattgaatattaaatattgactttcttttttctttcttccgtAATCTGTACAAATTATTAGCGGTAACTGAATGCAGAGATGCTTTCAGTTATCCAACTTCAATGATATTCCATCAGAGCTGGCCATGGAGACGGCTTTTACATCTCCAATAATGAgttaaaaatgatatgatttaatttttaaaatctaaagcatGACAGATAGCTTTATTAATCTTGACGACATGGGTAAGTCGAATGCATTTCATTTTagttatcaaagaaaaaaaaagttagtacAATGCTATTCGAGGAAGACAGTAGGTGGAGCTGTGAAGTGCATGACTTCAGAAATGGGTATTATTTTCAACTGTTTTTGCAACTGTTTCCCACATTTTCCAGTCATAAAATCCGTGtaaagatttgatttttacCTCATCTTCTTGTCTTCATGAGGCATTTTATGTCATGTGGGATCGTCTTTTCATATGGGCTGTGAGACATGCGAGATCTAGTAATGTACTTGAATTGGAATGGGATGTGTACagctctaaaatattttctttccagtAAATatctagttttaaagatatcaATGACATTCAATTCCATTGGGACCGTGGAATGAGAAATTGTGTGGGCGGAGTAATCGATACAACATCAGATGTGACGATCACAGTTAagatttttccaaagaaaaaagcTTTTGACTCTGTTGGGTATGAATCCCAGTGTTTGTTTACAGTGTTTGAAAGTCAGGAGAAGAAATTACAGTCTACAGCGAATCATAATCGATATAAATATGCCACTCAAATCAAATCTTTTTAATGATATGCAACCTATTTGTCAATGTCTACTACACAATGCAGACTCacgagttaaaaaaaaaaaaaaaaaaggaaaaataattaagaaaaagtgaAAGTCAAGAGGCAGCAGGGACAAACAATGCCAGATTATACTTGGTCCATCGTCTTAGTATCCCATAAACAAAGCAAGGACCACAATTGAGACCAGAGAGAGACACACGCTGGTAACATTTGCTGGTGCACTTGAAGGTGCTACAGTAGGTGTTGCAGGATCAGGAGTAGCAGCAGCAGTGTCTTTGGCCACAGGAGGAAGAGGTGGGTCCACAACGTCTGAGGCCTCGAGGGGTGGAAGAGGGGCTGCTGCTGGTGGCTGTACTTCAGGAGGAACCAAGGAAAGTAGAGAACCTGCTTGAGCTGGTAAGATGTTGTATTGGGGTTTATCTGTGTTGGTACATGGGCTCCCTGTAGTACCAGAAAATAGCAATACGTGAATCATTTTATTGCATACACCATCTTTTGAACTGAACAACTGAAAAAAATCTGTAAAAGATGTGTCTGGGGAAAAGTATATGATGTACTAGAGTATTATAACATGAAGAAATCCCCCATTTTGAGTATATCTGAAATGAATTTCAATGGCTAACAGTAGTAACTCAAGGTTGGAAATGTAACACTTACTGATGTACTTGCTTGCAGTTCCTGGATATTCAGTTATGATCCCGTCAACTCCAACTCCATCAACAAAAGTAGCTATCTCCATAATAGGGTCTGAGAAATAGTCAAATGCCAGTGTGATGTACTCATTCCTAAGGACATAGACATACACCGAGATATTGGCTTTCTGAAATTCCGCAACAACATTTGTCATAGCCGTGGTGAAGAAATCATTAATCTGAATGATGGATGACCTTGTGATGGCAACTGCATCAGCATACTTCTTGATTTCCTCCACTAGTTGTTTTGGTGCATCACCTATCTTCTCTTCAATCAACAGTACTCTTTTGTAGGTTGGGACATTCTTAAACTTGGACAACACTGAAGTGTCATCGGATTGTATCAAGACTTGCTGAGTGGATTGCTTGTCGAAGGTGGCATTGCTCAAGGCAGTGTTAACAGCACCGACAATGTCAAGCCCCTTCTTTGATGCTAGGTAGGCAGCATTCTGAGAAGGAAATAAACTTTGGAGTTTAAACATGAAGGAGAAGAGTTTCTTTGTAACGTCTGGATTTGGATTGGAATGAATTGAGATTATGAACAACGATGTTTTATAATAACTATCGTTATAGCAGAGTTGAAACGTACCTGAATATTGATCAAAACTCCAGAAACTGCCTTTGCTTTAGCTAACTCCAGAAATTCGGGAAGGGTAGTAAACTTACCAGCATTCTTGTATGCTGGGTTTCTCTGGAAGTCCTGGTACACACTCGCAATTTGTGCTGCAATGTGAAAGTTTTAGGTATAAGTAGGATTTAAAGCTCATGAAACCTGCATTTTTTGAAGTGTATGTAAAAGTTTTGAAGAGATTTACGCTTCAAGGTTTGAATCTCGCTCCATGTAAGGTCAAATGAAAAGACTCCGGCCTTGGATTGAATTTCTGGTACAGTGAGAGACCTGGAAATGAAAGTAGTCATTGCAGTTGTATCTCCGATGAGGTCAGCTGTATCCGAGCAGAAGGCCACTCCATCTTTGGACATCTGAACTGAGCAGTCTATTATGTCTGCACCATCATCTACTGCTTGCTGATAAGCAAGATCAGTGCAGCCAGGATAAATCCCACTTGCTCCATTTTTGGTGATAATTAAAGCTTTTCCTGAAAACGCACAAAATTGTTGTTGACAACTAAagcttttccttcatttcttgaacaTATCTTAGAACGTTTAAAGTTCTCATATCAGCACTCTTGAAAAGATCTAATATACATACCTTTGACGGGCTTGCTTACGTTCTTGTTATTTGCAAAGCATCCTGCACCAAGAAAGAGCAACGCAGGGTCAGACCATAACTCAGAGAACCATTTAAGTACCAAATTATGTACTTGCTCTTTAGATTCACATCagtatattttcatttttaattggGGTTGCAAGACACATTACATGAAATCTCAAGGGAAATATCGAGAAGGCATGACAGTCAGGTTATCTCACCAATGGCTTCTGATGCTGTAGGAGAGAAGTCTGTAAGCACCCCATCGACAGAGAACTCGGAATTATCAACAAACTGAAGGTATTCGTTTGTTGGATCATAACTATAATTATAGCTTCCAAGAAGATCATTTGCAAAACCAGAAGCATATACTTCTAGTCCTTGTTTGTGAGCATCAGATACTAGGCTAGTAGGAGCGTCCCCCAAATACTTGTTTGCCTTTACTGGCCATATGTATTCTTTGGGGACAAGGATCCCAGATGCAAATGACTTGATTGATGCAAGATCCTGCAGCAGGGAACCGTACTTTTGATTGGTTGTGGGTTCAATCTCATCTGCAGTGAAGACCTGGAAGATGAGCTTTGTCTTGGCTTTGTTCACTTTCCCATTCATGCTCTTCAAGAAGCCGATCTCAGGAGATGAAAGGTAATTGATAACCATAAGTCTCATTGCCTTTTCAACGAATGATGTCGGGCTGTGTTTGTGTTGGTTGTAGAATGAATCATACTGCATTCCACACACCAAAGCGATCTTAGAAAATAAGAATGATGCTTGTGAAAAAGATAGAAGCACTTTTTGACGCAAATGACTCTGCTTAAGATTACCAATAATtagctcagagagagagagagagagacctgaacATTCAACCAAAATTGGGCTGGTTTAATTCCTGTTACATCTTCAATGGTGGATATAGGTGATTGTAAATCGAACAAACTTGGTCGAGAGAGTATTCCCTGGGTCACTGTTATGAAGATCATAACAAAGCAAATAGTGATTAAGTTGTTTCCTGCACAAGTTTTTTAAACATCTGCGTACATGTTATCACAGCAAATTGATTCATCATGCTTCTGCATTTATAAGATGAATGATGTGCACAACAACCATGCTTGCTTTCCAattgaaaatatgatatattcCTACCATTTATGTTATTGTTTCAAAAACTTATTTAAGAAAGCCATGCAAAACAAATTGTTCGAAAAAACTTATACTCTAATTCGAgattggattttctcaataagttggttcttgaaaagaaaagatgggTACCAATCCGGTTCATTAATGTAACATAGCAAGATATAGAAGAAAGACAAGATGTTTGAGACTTACATGATGCATTGTTGAATAGCTGATCGATTGTGTAATCCAGAGCAAACCACCCATGAACTTGCTTTCCATTTACATCGTAGGTCTTTTGCCCCTTTGGATGTACAAGTGCCATATTGGTTGAATTATCAAGCCTAATATCAGAGAGGCATATACCAATGCCATCTTTTGTTAGTTGCAGATTGCAGAACAAAGCTGTACCTTGCAGACTCAAAGACTGTGCCATTTGATTCGCAAATGAGCTCGACTCAGGAAACAGCCCCGAGAACCCGCCTCGGGCTATTACAAGTGGCTGGTTACCTGCAATCAATGTACAGAAATCCATTGCCAGTGATGAATTTGACCTTCTAAAATCAATTTCTGTAGTTGGAAAAGTACTTCCTTTGAAAGAAATCCGGATCTTGGAACTTACTACTTTGATCCCATTCATACAAAATTATCCaaccttttctctttttagGAATTAGAATGTACCTTTCTTTTCAACATAGCTCCAAAAACAGATAAAAGCTAATTAgcaaaaatagaattattaccATTTAATGTCAGCCATTTCTGTGATGGTGGAGCCACTGCAGATATCTTCCCTAAAGTTGAATGGATcaacaaagaaatgaaaagcaagCACCTGATCATCTTCTTCTGATGCTGTAATGAATCCAAGAGTTACAGTTGGTCATCTTAAGGAACAACATAATAGGAGAAAACAAAACTAGAACATGATCCATGtactaaaacttaaaaataaatgttttgggGGATTTTTTTGCCTACTTTTCTTTCACAACATGGGTGAATAAATTTTTCAGTTAAAACTAAAATGACATGAAATTACTATCTCATTACATTTAACAtccgttttaaaaaaattaccataTAACTTACCTGCATCTTGCAGGTTATGTGGGGGACACAAAACATTCCCTCTCAAGTTTCAAGTGAAAACTGTCGAGGGAATGTAATGGAAAGGAGAGGACTGATCGAGGCAATGAATACGATTGGATTAACCCCAAAAtatctctctaattttttttcttctttttatttttctgatgaCTGCAGTACAAATTTCCAGCATAAATAAATTGACAAGTATTCTCTATCACAAAGGAAAAACTGTTTTAGCTTTGGAGTTTGAAGTCCTTATTAAATTTGCTATTCTTGTTCCTCCTTTCTAGGTACAAGGTTGTTTTGTAAGAACcgaaccaaaccaaaccattCACATAGATGCTGTGCTGTTTCGAAAAATGCGGAAATATAGTTGGCAGAGATTCCGGATGGAATAATAAATCATGCCAAATTAAGTTCTGAAACAGAATCCTCTTCATTTTACTTGGGACTGGTTTGAATtctgaaatgagataagatgattttagataaaagattaaagtttaaaaaaatattattagaatattattttttaatattattattattttgtaatttgaaaaaattgaattgagatttgaaaattttgaattatttattatattttgtgtgtttgaaaaaattgtaatgataagatgaggtgagatgaaacactttatGAATCCATACTAGGCcttaaaataatgtatttgttCAGCACAAaacttaggcttcgtttggttacgcagttcaaatgagatgagataatttgttgaaagttaaataaaatattgttagaataaaatattttagaatttgaaaaaattgaatagtttattatattttaagatgagataattttatgtatccaaactGGGCCTTAAGGTACGTGGAGAAAGATTACTAGCAGCCGGTGAAACTCGTtgaaccaaaaaacaaaatctcattCAATGAGAGGAGTGAAAACGCAAGAGAAGGAAGACCTTTTCTTTTGCATAACTCTGTTTTTGACGCACTAAATAGCTAAATTAAGAATCCACACTAGTAATGGCATAAAGAAGCGAGCATAGAGATTTAAATAATGAGTAAATGCAATACATTGGGAGAAATATTTAGgattaaaaacaaacaaaaattatcctaaaaatttgataagaaaaaaaataaaacaaagagtGGAATCAATTATATACGACATAATGTGATGGTCGTACATgagtttaatataatatgaagtAAATCTTAATTAGTGGTTTAGGTTGTATTATGAGCCAAACCGGGTAAAAAATCCTTCTCGAAGACTTTGCCCCTGGATCCCACGTGGCTTGCTAATGATTGCTTCGACTTGGCCTATCAATCCTAGTTTTCGCTCCATGGCCAAAGTCTccttaaaaattcttaaaagatTACAACAAATCTTTGTTAGGTCGGGTCATCAAATTAGACAACCGCAAACACAACCAAACTCCACAAGAAGAAAAGCCTAACAAATCTACCCAAAATGCTTATAAGCATGGTAGAGTTTTGTACTATGTGCTAGTAGTTGACACACAAAATAACAGAGatacgggaaaaaaaaaatcatcaaatgaAAGTGAAACTAGCTTGCAAAAGAGTCAAACTgctaaaggaaaataatagcaTCCAAGCATAATAACTATGTACGTGTAAATTAGGATTTAGGAGAATAGGAAAGCCAGACTTCAACCAGCGTTTTGCTTTTAAAAGGGGACAAACTATtacgtttgggtaatgagaaTACTTTAgaagtgttaagaatatttgtgaatagttatgagtagagattgaagtgagtttgtagatcccattgagagtattttgaattatttggatgtgtgaagtatgtcgagttattgacttttggatagataattgaaaaaagtgtgggtcccataaatattatagtgattttatttttagtaataaatgttatagtgattttttaatattaataaatattgtagtgattttattttatttttatatataataatgataaatattataatgattttatttatatatatataatagtgataaatattatagtaatgttattttttatttatatattatagtgattttattttttatttatatttaatagtgataaatattatagtgattttatttttttatttatatataatagtgataaatattatagtgattttttgaAAGACTTTGATACGAAGATGGTTCATTGCGTTTGACATGTGGAGCATTACtaatagtacgagaatacttagaAAGTGTTGAGGTATGTTGGCTACCCAAACGTAGTTTTAACTTGAAagcttaatttttgtttgagtgATATCAATCCATCTCAAATTAGTTATtgatagaatttattattttttcaactttccaaaaatgttaaacttatctaaatttatttcatacatttatatatatatatatatatatatctcaatctatttatatttaattatatttcaatggGACCGACAAaacactactattcacatattaaCTCAGATCATCTGAAattatctcaacattcaaatgcaaACCCTTTCAAAAGATGGCGAGTCGAGAGCCCAGGGGAGTCCTGGACTCTTGGTCCCAAATGACGAGGTATAAAAGAGGGTAGTGTGGACAGTTTTAGCTATTTTTTGTTtatgcgtttggatgttgaactcatttcaaataatttgtaaataatagtgttTTGTAGATCCTAttgatatgtgtttgaatgtaaataagttgagatatatatttaaatgcataaagtaagttaagatgaattgtttaacttttttatgagaagttgaaaaagtagtagattctatcaatgattagtttgaaatgaATTAGATTGATTTCGACAACCAAACACAGCATATATGTAGTTAATGATCTCCATTTTGAGTCATTTTGTTTGAACTTTGGGTAAAGGTATGATGGTCTAGGTATTGTTCTCCTCCAAGCTTTGATTTCAGCAGTCATAGCTTCAGatggagaaagaaaatgctTGATGTTATTAAATGAAGAttgtattttcaaatataaaatatttttttaatatttttttctaatatttttttaatcattattcaaatataaaattcatagaatttttacaaattttaaaataaaaattatattaaaatattatattaaaatattattattttaattttataatattttattcaattttttctcttttatcattttctaaaatttaataagaCATCTTATATCAAACTATTTGAGATACTCCATGTCGAAAACGTGACTAACCTGCAAAGACCTGGATTATCTCCATTACGAAGAAAATAAGGATTCCTAGAATCCTTTGCTGAGACATCGAAATTGTTCTTGATGAAGAAGCCATAAGAAACGCGAACCACAGAGTTCAAGAAAGCTCTATACCATGTGAAAACTGAAGAAATTTAtaggcctaactcatctcataaaatcggttgTACAAGAGAGAATtgttcattgcttataaacatgcccaagaccttgtccacagtcaatgtgggattattcctcaacaccctccctcacgtgcaggccaatattttttctgatccttgtcacggggtaagtagtgtgggcccccattcgtcctgtggctAGCTCTAATactatgaagaaatttatgggcctaactcatctcataaaaccggttgtacaagagaggattgctcattacttataaacatgtccaagaccttgtccacagtcaacgtgggattatttctcaacaaaaaCTTGAGCCGTGTTCTGATATAGCTAGTTTGCACAAACTGGACAGAAGTCAGCTATTTACAACAAACCatgtgaaaaatatatttctaacgTTCTAAATCCAAAGCTTCCTTGAGATTATCATGGTCAACCTCCAAGTCTGCAATCTCGATCTCCAAGGTTGAAGAAGAACAACTTTTCTTTTGTGGGTAGAAACTTTTTTCTAAGCTGCCATCatgatcattatcatcatcgTCAAGGAATCTCTTAGAAAGTTGGATATCCAAGTGGAGATCAGCATCATCATGGAGCACGCCTGGATTGGCTCTAATCTCTTCATGCTTGAATGGCACCATATGGGCTCCACAACTTTTAAAGATCATTGAATATGAATAAATCTGAAACTCAAATTTCAGACTATTCCCCTTCAGGATATTGGGTTCTACAATCAAGTAAAGTAGCCATACGTGATCTAATCCCATCAAATGAGATATTCGTTCTTCACGCAAAGGAGCCTGTGACTGTCCCCTTGGGATAATACTACCATTGATCCTAActcgaaatgaaaaatttggtTCAAGAGGGACCGGATTCTGGGGCTCAAAAACAGCACATAAAAGAACTCCTTTGATATCATTCCAATTGGAAGGCCCATTGATATTCATCTCACATGAATTACCTTTTGATATCTCCTTCCGATGGCTGAACCAGTCTGGAATTTGATCTCCCGGATATATAATACTGAGTGTATTGCTCTGATCAAGATGTCTCTGTCAAACGAATCATGTCATAAGTTTTATCAAAGAAATCAATAAAGCAAGAcacatacagagagagagagaaagagagagagagagagacctcagACAGTGAAGGATTCCCAATATTCATGAGCATTTTGTAGCATCCAGACAAACGAATCCAATATAGCCCTTGTAACTCACATACAACAAATCGGAATTTCTCTAATAATTGTGGAAAACTTTCCAATGATATGCATCCTCCAGCATATATCGCTTCTATAGTTGGTGGAAGTCCTAAAATTCTTTGTAGTTGCTTGCAATCATCCAACCAAAGCTTCCTCAATCCAACAAATCGTTTAAAGCTTGCTGGAATGATAACTATATCACTCCCTGATAGATTTAACTCACGCAATGAGGATGAGCAATTCAATCTTGTCAATAAACTTGATGCTGATAGGACACAGCATCCAAGTTCCAAAAGTCTTAGTGATGGAAATACCATTGAAGAACAGTCATCATTAGATATGCTTGAATTTGTGGAAATTTCATATTCCGTTGCAGACACGATAGATGCCACCTCCTGTCCGATTCTTACAAGTTTTGAACAACCACTGAGCCAAAGATTCTGCAGATGTTGCAACTGATGAATGCTAGTTGGGAGATGTACAAGGTTTTTGCAGCCACTTAGATATAAAGAACGTAGTCGAGTGATATTCTTGATGGATGAAGGCAGCTCTTTTATACCAGTGTGCTCTAATCCAATGTCTATTAAACATTCCATCTTGCACTCTATTTCAGGAAATTTCTCGAGTCTTGAGCAACCTTTAAGTTCAAACAATTTTAGAGATCTCAACTTGAGCCTCGTTGGAAAGCACCTAAGGCTGGAGCATTCCAAAAGATTCATATTCTCAAGCTTATCAAGAAACCCCACATAATCATGAACCTCAACTAAATTTGTACAATGACGGAGAgtcaattcttttaaatttggaCTTCTTGAAAGATCAGGGATTTTTGTTAGGAATTTACAATAAGAGAAA
Protein-coding sequences here:
- the LOC109012902 gene encoding glycerophosphodiester phosphodiesterase GDPDL6-like, producing the protein MFCVPHITCKMQHQKKMIRCLLFISLLIHSTLGKISAVAPPSQKWLTLNGNQPLVIARGGFSGLFPESSSFANQMAQSLSLQGTALFCNLQLTKDGIGICLSDIRLDNSTNMALVHPKGQKTYDVNGKQVHGWFALDYTIDQLFNNASLTQGILSRPSLFDLQSPISTIEDVTGIKPAQFWLNVQYDSFYNQHKHSPTSFVEKAMRLMVINYLSSPEIGFLKSMNGKVNKAKTKLIFQVFTADEIEPTTNQKYGSLLQDLASIKSFASGILVPKEYIWPVKANKYLGDAPTSLVSDAHKQGLEVYASGFANDLLGSYNYSYDPTNEYLQFVDNSEFSVDGVLTDFSPTASEAIGCFANNKNVSKPVKGKALIITKNGASGIYPGCTDLAYQQAVDDGADIIDCSVQMSKDGVAFCSDTADLIGDTTAMTTFISRSLTVPEIQSKAGVFSFDLTWSEIQTLKPQIASVYQDFQRNPAYKNAGKFTTLPEFLELAKAKAVSGVLINIQNAAYLASKKGLDIVGAVNTALSNATFDKQSTQQVLIQSDDTSVLSKFKNVPTYKRVLLIEEKIGDAPKQLVEEIKKYADAVAITRSSIIQINDFFTTAMTNVVAEFQKANISVYVYVLRNEYITLAFDYFSDPIMEIATFVDGVGVDGIITEYPGTASKYIRSPCTNTDKPQYNILPAQAGSLLSLVPPEVQPPAAAPLPPLEASDVVDPPLPPVAKDTAAATPDPATPTVAPSSAPANVTSVCLSLVSIVVLALFMGY
- the LOC118348792 gene encoding uncharacterized protein LOC118348792, with translation MLMNIGNPSLSERHLDQSNTLSIIYPGDQIPDWFSHRKEISKGNSCEMNINGPSNWNDIKGVLLCAVFEPQNPVPLEPNFSFRVRINGSIIPRGQSQAPLREERISHLMGLDHVWLLYLIVEPNILKGNSLKFEFQIYSYSMIFKSCGAHMVPFKHEEIRANPGVLHDDADLHLDIQLSKRFLDDDDNDHDGSLEKSFYPQKKSCSSSTLEIEIADLEVDHDNLKEALDLER